The Thermobifida halotolerans sequence GGTAACCGGGGTCGATGTAGTCCGGTCCGGCCTTGTGCCCCGACACCTCGTACCCGGCGGCGCGCAGCGCGGCCATCAGCCCGGTGGCCACGGTGGTCTTGCCGCTGCCCGAGGTGGGGGCGGCGACGACCAGCCGGGGCAGGGGCGTCACCGGGCCGCCACCGGTGCGGTCACCACTCAATGCCGCGCTGCCCCTTCTGGCCCGCGTCCATCGGATGCCGCACCTTCGTCATCTCCGTGACCAGGTCGGCCGCCTCCAGCAGCGCGGGGTGGGCGCGGCGGCCGGTGACCACCACGTGCTGGTGGCCGGGACGGTCTCGCAGCGTCGCCACCACGTCGTCGACGTCGACCCACCCCCAGTTGATCGGATAGCTGAACTCGTCGAGGACGTACAGGTCGTGCCGCTGCTCGGCGAGGCGGCGCTTGACCTCGGCCCAGCCCTCGGCGGCCGCGGCGGCGTGGTCGGCCTCCGACCCCGCCTTGCGCGACCACGACCAGCCCGACCCCATCTTGTGCCACTCGACGGGGCCGCCGACACCCTTCTCGGCGTGCGCCTCGGCGAGCGCCTCCAACGCGCTCTGCTCTCCGATGCGCCACTTCGCGGACTTCACGAACTGGAACACCGCGATGCTCCAGCCCTGGTTCCAGCCGCGCAGCGCCAGACCGAACGCGGCGGTGGACTTGCCCTTGCCGTCCCCGGTGTGCACCATGAGCAGCGGCCGGTTGCGGCGCTGGCGGGTGGTCAACCCGTCGTTCGGCACGGTTGTCGGCTGGCCCTTCGGCATCAGGCGGCCCTCCCGGTGGCGTCGGCGACGGCGGAGGTCAGGGACTCGGCACTGACCTCGCCGACGT is a genomic window containing:
- the cobO gene encoding cob(I)yrinic acid a,c-diamide adenosyltransferase codes for the protein MPKGQPTTVPNDGLTTRQRRNRPLLMVHTGDGKGKSTAAFGLALRGWNQGWSIAVFQFVKSAKWRIGEQSALEALAEAHAEKGVGGPVEWHKMGSGWSWSRKAGSEADHAAAAAEGWAEVKRRLAEQRHDLYVLDEFSYPINWGWVDVDDVVATLRDRPGHQHVVVTGRRAHPALLEAADLVTEMTKVRHPMDAGQKGQRGIEW